In Flammeovirgaceae bacterium 311, one DNA window encodes the following:
- a CDS encoding two-component system sensor histidine kinase/response regulator, hybrid (COG0642 Signal transduction histidine kinase), with product MLNIPNCLLKGKYLFAILIVGVCLSAYPQAGKLFTVDLELSNSLIYDVFQDSKGIIWVATEDGLNRYDGSKFTTYKHDSRDSTSLLNNYVRLLFEDQQGNLLIGFYNGLQLYDRATETFRKIPLVVNEGEHFDAHVITITQRQGGQILVGTSGYGVFALSFEGAVPSAFPLEDKIPASVINLLFEDRDRNLWVFSEDKGLFRIGKQGRIEYYAAAKGIPPTAITGLCQDQEGNLYASSIKHGLFVYHSSANRFTPILYPPAPNLPISSMHLGKGDELYLGTDGYGVKIYDLKKKVITEGSFNVTSFDFEKSKIHAILEDRAGNLWLGIYQKGVMLLPARAGNFKYVGYKSVQQNSIGSNAVLAILEDQEGTRWIGTDSDGLYATGPNGAQKAHFSPSADPASVPATIISLYEDSDRNLWVGSYLKGLARLNPKTGKCEYVNTLLDQNGNKVERVYGLAEDRNKNLWIGTMGAGLYSMDLATQRVTHYSPVSPSAQSSDVNMLHNGWINCLLVTRRDKLYIGTYDGLGCLDLKTKNFASTHGTNRLLRGHIIYSLHEDHSGNLWIGTSKGLIYLNPQTDEIKTYTTEDGLPSNVVCAIKEDKSHNLWISTHYGISKLNPTSKRFINYFANDGLQGNEFSKGAAFVNKEGQLIFGGINGITYFSPEEIPEVISSPLPGLEVRITGFYLHNKAVKKGMKSGSYPIVDTAVMDAEHFHLSHQDNSFSLELSAMEFTHPERITYQYSLQEGEWISLRPGNNTVTFNGLAPGTYRFAFRAKDYNTYSNPREISILISPAWYFSDWAKGGYALALGLLSLLVVLQLRHRYRTRQKMQQHQQAKQINEAKLQFFINIAHEIRTPMTLIINPLKRLMSIDDNVERQQSYTTMQRNSQRILHLINQLMDIQKIDKGQAQLRFQETELVGYLKGLCAIFNEQSRSKHIALNFYPQQEELPLWIDPGHFDKVVLNVLSNAFKFTPEGGKIEMYLNSGVEEHAENRPKQYAELVISDSGIGLAGHELERIFECFYQAKATQNHFAEGTGIGLHLTRSIVTLHHGSIRAENNPGERGCRFIMRFPLGKEHLQAADTVDTLPQQPQTKPSAGALPLPAENTPEAKVKPKTKSRILVVDDDAEIRRYLCQELAAHYHMSECSNGKEALAMVLQQAPDLIISDVMMPEMDGITFCRKVKQHPNINHVPVVLLTAKSGDEYTLEGLETGADAYLVKPFHLDILQKSIQNLIQNRTLLRNNFSGSQQQQDKVQPIMLKSADEKLMKKVMDLINQHMSNTDLSVEMIAGEVGISRVHLHRKMKELTNQTTRDFIRNTRLQQAASLLTGKNQNISEVAFAVGFTSLATFSTAFKEFYGVPPTDYMENHSKAELVSTEG from the coding sequence ATGTTAAATATTCCTAACTGCCTGCTAAAGGGTAAATATCTGTTTGCCATACTGATAGTTGGTGTATGCCTTTCTGCGTACCCACAGGCAGGAAAACTGTTTACAGTAGACCTGGAGCTTTCTAACAGCCTTATTTATGATGTGTTCCAGGATAGCAAGGGCATTATCTGGGTGGCTACCGAAGACGGCCTGAACCGCTACGACGGCTCTAAATTCACCACCTACAAACACGATTCCCGGGACTCCACTTCCTTACTGAACAATTATGTGCGGCTGCTATTTGAAGACCAGCAGGGCAATCTGCTCATTGGCTTTTACAACGGACTGCAGTTGTACGACCGTGCAACGGAAACCTTCCGGAAAATTCCCCTGGTGGTAAACGAAGGCGAGCATTTTGATGCACACGTGATCACCATCACACAACGGCAAGGGGGACAGATCCTGGTGGGCACCTCTGGTTACGGGGTATTCGCCCTTAGTTTTGAGGGAGCCGTACCCAGCGCTTTTCCGTTAGAGGATAAGATTCCCGCCAGTGTGATCAACCTGCTGTTCGAAGACAGAGACCGGAACCTATGGGTGTTTTCCGAAGACAAGGGGCTTTTCCGCATTGGCAAACAGGGAAGAATCGAATATTATGCTGCGGCTAAGGGCATTCCTCCAACGGCCATCACCGGCCTTTGCCAGGACCAGGAGGGCAATCTTTATGCGAGCAGTATCAAGCATGGGCTCTTTGTGTACCATAGCAGCGCCAACCGCTTCACTCCTATCCTTTACCCGCCCGCTCCCAATTTGCCCATTTCAAGCATGCATTTGGGAAAGGGAGACGAACTCTACCTGGGCACCGACGGCTATGGCGTTAAGATTTACGACCTGAAGAAGAAAGTCATTACAGAAGGTAGTTTCAATGTGACCTCCTTCGATTTTGAAAAATCGAAAATACATGCCATTCTTGAAGACCGGGCAGGTAATCTCTGGTTAGGCATTTATCAGAAAGGTGTGATGCTGCTGCCGGCCAGGGCCGGCAATTTTAAATATGTCGGCTACAAATCGGTGCAGCAGAACAGCATTGGTTCAAATGCTGTTTTGGCTATTCTGGAAGATCAGGAAGGTACCCGCTGGATTGGCACCGATAGCGATGGCCTGTATGCTACTGGCCCAAATGGAGCGCAAAAGGCCCATTTTAGCCCTTCGGCAGATCCTGCTTCCGTACCTGCCACCATCATTTCCCTTTACGAAGATTCCGACCGCAACCTATGGGTGGGCTCCTACCTGAAAGGCCTGGCCAGGCTAAACCCGAAAACCGGAAAGTGCGAGTATGTGAACACACTCCTGGACCAGAATGGCAACAAAGTGGAGCGGGTTTATGGCCTGGCGGAAGACCGAAACAAAAACCTCTGGATCGGCACCATGGGAGCCGGGCTATATTCCATGGATCTGGCCACCCAAAGAGTTACGCACTACAGCCCGGTTTCCCCTTCAGCGCAGAGCAGTGATGTAAACATGCTGCACAATGGCTGGATCAATTGCCTGCTGGTTACCAGACGCGACAAGCTCTACATTGGTACCTACGATGGCCTGGGCTGCCTGGATTTGAAAACCAAAAACTTCGCTTCCACCCATGGCACCAACCGCCTGCTTAGAGGCCATATTATTTACTCCCTGCACGAAGATCATAGCGGTAACCTCTGGATAGGCACCTCAAAGGGGCTGATCTACCTGAACCCGCAAACAGATGAGATTAAAACCTATACCACAGAAGATGGCCTGCCCAGCAATGTGGTATGTGCCATTAAAGAAGATAAGTCCCATAACCTTTGGATCAGCACCCATTATGGCATTTCTAAACTAAACCCAACCAGCAAGAGGTTTATCAACTACTTTGCCAACGATGGCTTGCAGGGCAACGAGTTTAGCAAAGGCGCTGCCTTTGTGAATAAGGAGGGGCAGCTCATCTTTGGGGGAATCAACGGCATTACGTACTTTAGCCCGGAGGAAATACCGGAGGTGATCTCCAGCCCTTTGCCAGGGCTGGAAGTGCGCATTACCGGCTTTTACCTCCACAACAAGGCGGTAAAAAAAGGAATGAAATCCGGAAGTTACCCTATTGTAGATACAGCTGTAATGGATGCCGAACACTTCCATTTGTCACATCAGGACAACTCCTTCAGCCTTGAATTATCGGCGATGGAGTTTACCCATCCAGAACGCATCACCTACCAGTATTCACTGCAGGAGGGCGAGTGGATTAGCCTGCGGCCCGGAAACAATACCGTTACCTTCAACGGCCTGGCACCCGGCACTTACCGCTTTGCGTTTCGGGCCAAAGATTACAACACCTATTCTAATCCCAGGGAAATCTCCATCCTGATCTCACCTGCCTGGTATTTTTCGGACTGGGCAAAAGGGGGATATGCACTTGCCCTGGGCCTGCTATCACTACTGGTAGTGCTGCAGCTGCGCCACCGCTACCGTACCCGCCAAAAGATGCAGCAGCACCAGCAAGCCAAGCAGATCAACGAAGCCAAGTTGCAGTTTTTTATTAACATTGCGCACGAGATCCGAACGCCCATGACCCTGATCATCAATCCCCTAAAAAGGTTGATGTCGATAGACGATAATGTGGAGCGGCAACAATCATATACCACCATGCAGCGCAATTCCCAACGCATTCTGCACCTCATCAACCAGCTCATGGACATCCAGAAAATTGACAAGGGGCAGGCCCAGCTCAGGTTTCAGGAGACGGAGCTGGTAGGGTACCTCAAGGGGCTATGTGCTATCTTCAACGAACAATCCCGCAGCAAGCATATTGCGCTTAATTTCTATCCTCAACAGGAGGAATTGCCGCTATGGATAGATCCCGGCCATTTCGATAAAGTAGTCCTGAACGTGCTATCCAATGCCTTTAAGTTTACTCCGGAAGGGGGCAAAATAGAGATGTACCTGAACAGCGGTGTGGAAGAGCATGCTGAAAATAGACCAAAGCAGTATGCAGAGCTTGTGATATCCGACAGTGGCATTGGCCTTGCCGGGCACGAACTGGAAAGGATATTTGAATGCTTCTACCAGGCCAAAGCCACACAAAACCATTTTGCCGAAGGCACCGGCATCGGGCTGCACCTTACCCGTTCCATTGTAACGCTGCATCACGGCAGCATTCGGGCCGAAAACAATCCAGGTGAAAGGGGATGTCGTTTCATTATGCGCTTTCCCCTGGGCAAAGAGCACCTGCAAGCTGCGGATACAGTAGATACGCTGCCCCAGCAGCCCCAAACTAAACCCTCCGCCGGAGCCCTGCCGCTGCCTGCTGAAAATACACCGGAGGCAAAGGTAAAACCCAAAACCAAAAGCCGTATTCTGGTGGTAGATGACGATGCGGAAATCCGCAGGTACCTCTGCCAGGAGCTGGCAGCGCACTATCACATGAGCGAGTGTTCGAATGGTAAAGAAGCCCTAGCGATGGTACTGCAACAGGCCCCGGACCTGATTATCAGCGATGTGATGATGCCCGAGATGGATGGCATTACCTTTTGCCGGAAGGTTAAGCAGCACCCCAACATTAACCATGTGCCGGTGGTGCTGTTAACGGCAAAATCCGGTGATGAATATACCCTGGAGGGCCTGGAGACAGGCGCTGATGCTTACCTCGTAAAACCTTTCCACCTGGATATCCTGCAAAAAAGCATTCAGAATCTGATTCAAAACCGGACCCTGCTGCGGAACAATTTTTCAGGAAGCCAGCAGCAGCAGGACAAGGTGCAGCCTATCATGCTAAAATCGGCCGATGAGAAACTGATGAAAAAGGTCATGGACCTGATCAATCAGCACATGAGCAATACCGACCTAAGTGTGGAAATGATTGCAGGCGAAGTGGGGATTAGCCGTGTGCACCTGCACCGCAAAATGAAGGAGCTGACCAATCAAACTACCCGGGACTTTATCAGGAATACCCGCCTGCAGCAGGCAGCAAGCCTGCTTACCGGCAAGAACCAAAATATATCCGAGGTAGCTTTTGCAGTTGGCTTTACCAGCCTGGCTACCTTTTCCACTGCCTTTAAAGAGTTTTATGGCGTTCCACCTACCGACTATATGGAAAATCATTCAAAAGCAGAGCTTGTAAGTACGGAAGGCTAA
- a CDS encoding phosphodiesterase/alkaline phosphatase D (COG3540 Phosphodiesterase/alkaline phosphatase D): MIQNFFMKPLFTVTFFLLFSLGVQAQQFDSPTKVQHLAQKRLERNGEQNNHQLPYDERLKPFYHGVASGDPLADRVILWTRVTPDRNVPVNVHYLVSKDASFEPSSIVKRGRMLTDASKDYTVKVDVDGLEPATTYYYYFSTGRYNSIIGRTRTAPAHAETDQLRFAVVSCSNYQAGYFNAYQAIAQRKDLDAVIHLGDYIYEYGGGEGTYGYSADRPERINVPDTEILTLADYRTRYSLYRLDPDLRAAHQQHPFLPIWDDHESANDAYEHGAENHNAGEGSWEERKAISKKVYFEWMPIREQVENKIYRTVRYGNLADIIMVDTRLEARDEQINDIANPALYSPNRTLLGQSQKQWLLDQLQSSTAKWKIIANQVIFSEFHVGWAANAQLGQTPQSLESQFLDIWDGYPAERNSLIDALANQAIKNVIILTGDFHSTFAFDVAKFPSPFSTSDPLNVSRSVGYDPTTGVGSVAVEFATPSITSANFDENLAAIAGSKAAGKALSDQFEQQINNPLPAPYNINPNPHMKYVDLDQHGYFIMDLQEDRAQADWYFMNTILEKSIAESFGRGLFTTDGTQRLQFAQDAAPAKAQQDALAPAQPLNRNADREKKEFGTVFGVYPNPVEGGSTIYINFGIMYGGTVSISLKKLNGDAVVKLSEQQLDTGNHTLAYQLPNDLKKGIYLLHFETPNGSFSYRIVVR; this comes from the coding sequence TTGATTCAAAACTTTTTTATGAAACCACTTTTTACAGTTACTTTTTTCCTCCTTTTTAGTCTGGGCGTACAGGCACAGCAGTTTGACAGCCCCACCAAGGTGCAACACCTGGCGCAAAAGCGGCTGGAACGTAATGGCGAGCAAAATAATCACCAGTTGCCTTACGATGAAAGGCTGAAGCCTTTCTACCACGGCGTAGCATCTGGAGATCCCCTGGCTGACCGCGTCATCCTATGGACGCGCGTAACACCCGACAGAAATGTACCGGTGAACGTGCATTACCTGGTATCAAAAGATGCTTCCTTTGAGCCCTCCAGTATTGTTAAACGAGGTCGCATGCTCACAGACGCTAGTAAGGACTACACCGTTAAAGTAGATGTAGATGGACTTGAACCTGCTACAACTTACTATTACTATTTTAGTACGGGCAGGTATAACTCTATTATTGGACGTACCCGTACGGCTCCAGCCCATGCAGAGACAGATCAATTACGCTTTGCTGTTGTATCCTGTAGCAACTATCAGGCGGGCTATTTCAACGCGTACCAAGCCATCGCTCAACGCAAAGATTTGGATGCTGTAATTCACCTGGGTGACTATATTTATGAATATGGAGGAGGGGAAGGCACCTATGGCTACTCTGCAGACCGTCCGGAACGTATTAATGTACCTGATACAGAAATCTTAACACTCGCCGATTACAGAACCCGGTATTCCCTTTATCGTTTAGATCCGGATTTGAGAGCAGCACACCAGCAGCATCCTTTTCTGCCTATTTGGGATGATCATGAATCTGCCAATGATGCTTATGAGCATGGCGCAGAAAACCACAATGCAGGCGAGGGGAGCTGGGAAGAAAGAAAAGCGATTTCCAAAAAAGTGTACTTTGAATGGATGCCCATCAGAGAGCAGGTAGAAAACAAAATTTATCGTACTGTTCGCTATGGAAATCTTGCTGACATCATAATGGTAGATACACGTCTGGAAGCACGAGATGAACAGATTAATGATATCGCCAATCCTGCGTTGTATTCACCCAATAGAACATTGCTGGGGCAAAGCCAGAAACAGTGGTTATTGGATCAGTTGCAATCATCAACGGCCAAATGGAAGATCATTGCGAACCAGGTAATATTTTCTGAATTTCATGTAGGCTGGGCTGCGAATGCACAACTAGGGCAAACACCACAAAGTCTGGAGAGTCAGTTCCTGGATATTTGGGATGGATATCCTGCTGAACGTAATAGCCTCATCGACGCCCTGGCCAACCAGGCGATTAAAAATGTGATCATCCTCACAGGAGACTTTCATTCAACTTTTGCTTTTGATGTAGCTAAGTTTCCCTCTCCTTTTAGTACCAGCGACCCTCTCAATGTCAGCCGTAGTGTAGGGTATGACCCAACTACAGGAGTCGGGTCTGTAGCGGTTGAATTTGCCACTCCCAGTATTACCTCTGCAAACTTCGATGAGAATCTTGCTGCAATAGCAGGTAGTAAAGCCGCAGGCAAAGCGCTGTCCGATCAATTTGAACAACAAATAAATAATCCGCTTCCTGCACCATACAACATCAATCCTAATCCTCATATGAAATATGTAGACCTAGATCAGCATGGTTACTTTATTATGGACCTACAAGAGGATAGGGCGCAGGCAGACTGGTATTTTATGAATACTATTCTTGAAAAAAGTATTGCTGAATCTTTTGGGAGGGGCTTATTTACTACTGATGGTACCCAACGACTACAGTTTGCTCAAGATGCCGCCCCTGCAAAAGCGCAACAGGATGCCTTGGCTCCTGCTCAGCCGCTCAACAGAAATGCTGACAGAGAGAAGAAGGAGTTTGGAACAGTTTTCGGCGTATACCCTAATCCTGTAGAAGGCGGTAGCACCATCTACATTAACTTTGGAATCATGTATGGTGGCACGGTAAGCATCAGTCTTAAAAAACTAAATGGTGATGCTGTTGTCAAGCTGTCGGAGCAGCAGCTCGATACGGGTAACCACACCCTTGCCTATCAATTGCCCAATGATCTAAAAAAAGGGATTTACCTCCTGCATTTTGAAACCCCTAATGGTAGCTTCTCCTATAGAATAGTGGTAAGATAA
- a CDS encoding putative transcriptional regulator, Crp/Fnr family protein (COG0664 cAMP-binding proteins - catabolite gene activator and regulatory subunit of cAMP-dependent protein kinases): METSLIDFLSQYILLSEEEVQIIKKHNLIQEFKKNTILLKEGQVSTECYLVLKGCIRSYYLLDGEEKTTEFFIENQPVTPVSYIKKIPSEYYLSCMEDCILSIGSPEKTHHFLNEFPKFASLIGTISNDLLANHQMLFDDFKNLPPEKRYLKLIDTRPDLVNRVPQYYLASYLGIKPQSLSRIRKRISWL, encoded by the coding sequence ATGGAAACTAGCCTTATTGATTTTTTATCTCAGTACATCCTTCTTTCAGAAGAAGAAGTTCAGATAATTAAGAAGCATAATCTGATACAGGAGTTTAAGAAGAATACCATACTGCTGAAGGAAGGGCAGGTATCGACAGAATGTTATTTGGTGTTAAAAGGTTGTATAAGAAGTTATTACCTGCTGGATGGAGAAGAGAAAACGACTGAATTCTTTATAGAGAATCAGCCAGTCACCCCCGTAAGCTATATAAAGAAAATCCCATCTGAGTATTATTTATCCTGCATGGAAGATTGTATTCTGTCCATAGGATCTCCGGAAAAAACCCATCATTTTTTAAATGAATTTCCAAAGTTTGCCTCACTGATTGGCACAATAAGCAATGATTTACTGGCTAATCATCAGATGCTATTTGACGATTTTAAGAATTTACCCCCTGAAAAGCGGTATTTAAAGTTAATAGATACAAGACCTGATTTAGTCAACCGGGTGCCGCAATACTACCTTGCCAGTTATCTTGGCATAAAGCCCCAGTCCCTGAGCAGAATTCGAAAAAGAATAAGCTGGTTGTAG
- a CDS encoding alcohol dehydrogenase zinc-binding domain-containing protein (COG0604 NADPH:quinone reductase and related Zn-dependent oxidoreductases), translating into MKAVTHTQYGPPDVLELKELEIPIPKDNEVLIKVYATTVNRTDCAILRANPFIMRFFTGLRKPKKIISGTDFAGKIEAIGKAVTSLKVGDKVFGFDDSGLSSHAQYMTLAEDKAIASMPENITFAQAAASIEGAHYAYNMINKVALKSGQQVLVNGASGAIGAAAVQLLKYYAAHVTAVCNTKNIALVKSIGADQVIDFTKEDFTAKSNNKYHYIFDTVGKSSFTICKPLIKPGGVYISSELGSMVQNPFLALITPFFGNKKVVFPIPSNIKRSVLLIKKLTEEGKFKAVIDRTYPLEEIAEAYRYVETGQKTGNVVILL; encoded by the coding sequence ATGAAGGCAGTCACTCACACTCAATACGGTCCGCCGGATGTGCTAGAGCTTAAAGAACTGGAAATACCTATTCCCAAAGATAATGAGGTTCTGATCAAGGTTTATGCCACAACTGTTAACCGTACAGACTGTGCCATACTTAGGGCAAATCCATTTATCATGCGTTTCTTTACCGGTTTACGCAAGCCCAAAAAAATTATTTCCGGAACTGATTTTGCAGGAAAAATTGAAGCTATTGGGAAAGCGGTCACATCTCTGAAAGTAGGGGATAAAGTTTTTGGCTTTGATGACAGTGGCTTAAGCTCACATGCCCAGTACATGACGCTGGCAGAAGATAAAGCCATTGCCTCTATGCCGGAAAACATCACTTTTGCACAGGCTGCTGCCAGTATAGAGGGCGCCCATTATGCCTATAATATGATCAATAAAGTAGCGCTTAAAAGCGGGCAGCAGGTACTTGTGAATGGGGCATCAGGAGCTATTGGTGCTGCGGCCGTTCAGCTACTGAAATATTATGCAGCCCATGTGACAGCTGTATGTAATACAAAAAATATAGCTTTGGTTAAATCCATTGGTGCTGATCAGGTAATAGATTTCACAAAAGAAGATTTTACTGCCAAATCAAATAATAAATACCACTATATTTTTGACACGGTCGGCAAGAGCTCTTTTACAATATGTAAACCATTAATAAAACCGGGAGGGGTGTATATATCATCAGAGTTGGGTAGCATGGTTCAAAATCCTTTTTTAGCGCTTATCACCCCATTTTTCGGCAATAAAAAAGTTGTATTCCCGATTCCTTCTAACATTAAAAGAAGTGTGCTTTTGATTAAAAAGCTTACGGAGGAAGGTAAGTTTAAAGCAGTTATAGACCGAACATATCCTCTGGAAGAAATTGCCGAAGCCTACCGCTATGTTGAAACCGGCCAGAAAACCGGTAATGTAGTGATTCTCTTATAA
- a CDS encoding histidine kinase hamp region domain protein (COG0840 Methyl-accepting chemotaxis protein), which translates to MEKLFTSIKTKIQLSFLIFILLATLTGILSYKILNTIIAHEELKSKIDEMVTHFAEARKQEKDFILYDRKEVAFLEDGKSESLQKHIYAIGNIQQLIQQIKISEELAEEDELYEKISALASAVSAYEQTFSGLVKAYKIRGFKDHGMEGDMREVIHQLQECRSKEEQWFALMLRRHEKDFFIRHDPKYIETLHKRVQDFIAFVEDSRLPHMSTAYREKTTSAIQNYANYFDRIAAIETKIGLTKNEGFIGALNRNAEATEPLLAQVQQTINQRNQTLAGNSMLFLLISICMMVACGLGFSFLLAREISNPIIHLSQVVEQASVGDNSTLLTLDAMQRKDELGKLIVSIGHMFREINLKVEEIYQKNILLQTNAQQEKERIWVTEGISLFERIMAKQANDLNVLCDEFLFNLVKYTQSSQAVLFLKANDESGIPIMQMQSCYASNKKRYILHKSIEIGEGLAGAVWQEKEPFYMTDIPDSYSKIRSGLGQAKPTAVFIVPAVLEEEVEAIVEIGSFREYSEKEKNLIQQVCKGLANAISRVRLQEQTNHLLEKANALAEELRQNEEEMRQQLEELTATHEKYQKIM; encoded by the coding sequence ATGGAAAAGCTTTTCACTAGCATCAAAACCAAAATACAACTGTCCTTCCTGATATTTATTCTGCTGGCAACGCTTACAGGAATTTTATCCTATAAAATACTTAATACTATCATTGCACATGAAGAGCTGAAAAGCAAAATCGATGAGATGGTAACCCATTTTGCAGAAGCACGAAAACAGGAAAAGGATTTTATCTTGTATGACAGAAAAGAAGTTGCCTTTCTGGAAGATGGAAAAAGCGAAAGTCTGCAAAAGCATATATATGCAATAGGAAACATCCAGCAGCTTATTCAGCAGATAAAAATAAGTGAGGAATTAGCGGAAGAAGATGAGCTTTATGAAAAAATTAGCGCCTTAGCATCTGCAGTCTCGGCTTATGAACAAACATTTTCGGGTTTAGTAAAAGCTTATAAAATCCGTGGCTTCAAAGATCATGGAATGGAAGGGGACATGCGAGAAGTGATTCACCAGCTGCAGGAATGTAGATCAAAGGAAGAACAGTGGTTCGCGCTGATGCTACGTAGGCACGAAAAGGATTTTTTTATCAGGCACGACCCCAAATATATTGAAACACTCCATAAGCGGGTGCAGGACTTTATCGCCTTCGTTGAAGACTCCCGCCTACCGCATATGAGTACTGCCTATAGAGAAAAAACCACCTCGGCCATCCAAAATTATGCTAATTACTTTGATCGTATTGCCGCTATTGAAACAAAGATTGGCCTGACCAAAAATGAGGGTTTTATCGGAGCGCTCAATAGAAATGCAGAAGCCACAGAGCCTTTACTTGCACAGGTACAGCAAACCATAAACCAAAGGAACCAAACGCTGGCAGGGAATTCAATGCTGTTCCTGCTCATATCGATCTGTATGATGGTAGCTTGCGGTCTTGGTTTTAGTTTCCTGCTGGCCAGAGAAATTTCAAACCCAATCATCCATCTAAGCCAGGTGGTGGAGCAGGCATCCGTAGGCGATAACAGCACCCTGCTTACCTTAGACGCTATGCAAAGAAAGGATGAGCTGGGAAAGCTTATCGTAAGTATTGGGCATATGTTTAGAGAGATAAATTTGAAAGTGGAAGAGATTTATCAGAAAAACATACTGCTGCAAACAAACGCCCAACAAGAAAAAGAGAGGATTTGGGTTACAGAAGGCATCTCCTTATTCGAAAGGATTATGGCAAAACAAGCCAATGATTTAAATGTGCTCTGCGATGAATTTCTATTTAATCTGGTGAAGTACACCCAAAGCAGCCAGGCAGTACTATTCCTAAAAGCAAATGATGAAAGTGGCATTCCTATTATGCAGATGCAAAGCTGTTATGCCAGCAATAAGAAAAGATACATCCTCCATAAAAGCATTGAAATAGGAGAAGGATTGGCAGGAGCTGTTTGGCAGGAGAAAGAACCCTTCTATATGACAGATATTCCGGATAGCTACAGTAAAATCAGATCTGGATTAGGACAAGCTAAACCTACTGCTGTTTTTATTGTACCAGCTGTTTTGGAAGAGGAGGTAGAAGCAATCGTTGAAATTGGATCGTTCAGGGAATATTCAGAAAAGGAGAAAAACCTTATTCAGCAGGTTTGTAAGGGACTGGCCAACGCCATCTCAAGGGTGCGTCTACAGGAGCAAACCAACCATCTGCTGGAAAAAGCCAATGCTTTAGCCGAAGAGCTACGGCAAAACGAAGAAGAAATGCGGCAGCAACTGGAGGAACTGACTGCCACGCATGAAAAGTATCAAAAGATTATGTAA